One window from the genome of Thermoleophilaceae bacterium encodes:
- a CDS encoding glutamate synthase subunit beta has translation MGELGGFMKIHRVNGPKRPVDERVGDFREYQQTLPDEGLREQGARCMDCGIPFCHSGCPLGNLIPDWNDLVYRDRWHDASNALHATNNFPEFTGRVCPAPCEAACVLDINDDPVTIKQIEMSIGDRAFEEGWVKPQPPPVRSGRTVAVIGSGPAGLAAAQELNSFGHEVTVYERADRAGGLLTYGIPDFKLEKWMVQRRVDLIAAEGVRFSTGVDVGADITGEELRERHDAVVICTGSTIPRDLPVPGRELDGVHFAMEYLEQRNRWVAGEFPDGTPISAAGKHVVIIGGGDTGADCLGNSHREDAASITQFELLPEPPPERPSDRTPWPRWPMILRTSPAHEEGGERRFSVMTTEFTGQDGRVTELHGHQVGPPPSFDRIEGGDFTLAADLVLLAMGFLHPQREVLDQLGVELDERGNVAAPDYAGSAPGVFAAGDSRRGQSLVVWAISEGRQAARGCDRYLHSLDAGGEGEDLVALLT, from the coding sequence ATGGGTGAGCTCGGCGGCTTCATGAAGATCCACAGGGTCAACGGGCCCAAGCGCCCCGTTGACGAGCGGGTGGGCGACTTCCGCGAGTACCAGCAGACGCTGCCGGACGAGGGCCTTCGCGAGCAGGGCGCCCGCTGCATGGACTGCGGCATCCCCTTCTGCCACTCGGGCTGCCCCCTCGGCAACCTCATCCCCGACTGGAACGATCTCGTCTACCGGGACCGCTGGCACGACGCCAGCAACGCCCTTCACGCCACCAACAACTTCCCGGAGTTCACCGGCCGCGTCTGCCCGGCGCCGTGCGAGGCGGCGTGCGTGCTCGACATCAACGACGACCCGGTCACGATCAAGCAGATCGAGATGTCGATCGGCGACCGCGCGTTCGAGGAGGGCTGGGTCAAGCCGCAGCCCCCGCCCGTGCGCAGCGGCCGCACGGTCGCGGTCATCGGCTCAGGGCCGGCGGGTCTCGCGGCGGCGCAGGAGCTCAACTCGTTCGGCCACGAGGTCACCGTCTACGAGCGCGCCGACCGCGCCGGCGGCCTGCTCACCTACGGGATCCCCGACTTCAAGCTCGAGAAGTGGATGGTCCAGCGGCGCGTGGACCTCATCGCCGCCGAGGGGGTCCGGTTCAGCACGGGCGTCGACGTGGGCGCGGACATCACGGGCGAGGAACTGCGCGAGCGCCACGACGCCGTGGTCATCTGCACGGGATCCACGATCCCGCGCGACCTGCCGGTGCCGGGCCGCGAGCTCGACGGCGTGCACTTCGCCATGGAGTACCTCGAGCAGCGCAACCGCTGGGTCGCCGGCGAGTTCCCGGACGGAACGCCCATCAGCGCCGCGGGCAAGCACGTGGTGATCATCGGCGGCGGCGACACGGGCGCCGACTGCCTGGGCAACTCCCACCGCGAGGACGCCGCCTCCATCACCCAGTTCGAGCTCCTGCCGGAGCCCCCGCCCGAGCGGCCCAGCGACCGCACGCCGTGGCCGCGCTGGCCGATGATCCTGCGCACCTCGCCGGCCCACGAGGAGGGCGGCGAGCGCCGCTTCAGCGTGATGACCACGGAGTTCACCGGCCAGGATGGGCGGGTCACCGAGCTGCACGGCCACCAGGTCGGTCCGCCGCCGTCGTTCGACAGGATCGAGGGCGGCGACTTCACCCTGGCGGCCGACCTCGTCCTGCTGGCCATGGGCTTCCTGCACCCGCAGCGCGAGGTGCTCGACCAGCTCGGAGTCGAGCTCGACGAGCGCGGCAACGTGGCCGCGCCCGACTACGCCGGCTCGGCGCCGGGCGTGTTCGCCGCCGGCGACTCCCGCCGCGGCCAGTCGCTCGTGGTGTGGGCCATCTCGGAGGGCCGCCAGGCGGCCCGTGGCTGCGACCGCTACCTGCACTCGCTCGACGCCGGGGGCGAGGGCGAGGACCTGGTCGCGCTGCTCACTTGA
- a CDS encoding CoA transferase, translated as MDDGMLAGLRVVDLSRVLAGPYCTQLLADLGADVIKVENPDGGDETRAWGPPFAEGGESAYYLSVNRGKRSVALDLKDERDRAAAAELCAHADVVVENFRTGTAERFGLGYEQVAQANPRVVYCSVTGFGSDRTPPGRPGYDFVAQAESGIMAITGDPDGEPTKVGVALVDVLTGLNAAAGVLAALNQRHASGRGRLVEASLIDSALAALVNVSSGALVTGEEPRRYGNAHPNIVPYQPFRAADGYVAVAAPNDHLYRRLCQAIGRADLAGDERYATNPDRVRNRETLVPELERTFRGRPAGEWVEALDEAGVPAGKVRGVREALAAVEDAGRAATVAVGGVQTVRQPLLADGVPVSAERPPPRLGEHTDEVLRELGIDR; from the coding sequence ATGGACGACGGGATGCTCGCCGGGCTGCGCGTGGTGGACCTCTCGCGCGTGCTCGCGGGGCCGTACTGCACGCAGCTGCTGGCCGACCTCGGCGCCGACGTGATCAAGGTCGAGAACCCCGACGGCGGGGACGAGACCCGCGCCTGGGGGCCTCCGTTCGCCGAGGGCGGCGAGTCGGCCTACTACCTGTCTGTGAACCGCGGCAAGCGCAGCGTGGCACTCGACCTCAAGGACGAGCGCGACCGCGCCGCGGCCGCCGAGCTGTGCGCCCACGCCGACGTGGTGGTGGAGAACTTCCGCACCGGCACCGCTGAGCGCTTCGGCCTGGGCTACGAGCAGGTGGCGCAGGCCAACCCGCGCGTCGTGTACTGCTCGGTGACCGGCTTCGGCTCGGACCGCACGCCTCCAGGCCGCCCGGGCTACGACTTCGTGGCGCAGGCCGAGAGCGGCATCATGGCGATCACCGGGGACCCGGACGGGGAGCCGACCAAGGTCGGCGTCGCGCTCGTGGACGTGCTCACCGGTCTGAACGCCGCCGCGGGCGTGCTCGCCGCGCTGAACCAACGCCATGCCAGCGGGCGTGGGCGGCTCGTGGAGGCCTCGTTGATCGACAGCGCGCTGGCCGCGCTCGTGAACGTGTCCTCCGGCGCGCTGGTCACCGGCGAGGAGCCGCGCCGCTACGGCAACGCACACCCGAACATCGTGCCGTACCAGCCCTTCCGCGCCGCCGACGGCTACGTGGCCGTGGCCGCTCCCAACGACCATCTCTACCGGCGTCTGTGCCAGGCGATTGGCCGCGCCGACCTGGCCGGCGACGAGCGCTACGCCACCAACCCCGACCGTGTGCGAAACCGCGAGACGCTCGTGCCCGAGCTCGAGCGCACCTTCCGCGGGCGCCCGGCGGGCGAGTGGGTCGAGGCCCTGGACGAAGCCGGCGTGCCCGCGGGCAAGGTCCGTGGCGTGCGCGAGGCGCTGGCGGCCGTGGAGGACGCCGGCCGCGCGGCCACCGTGGCCGTCGGCGGTGTGCAGACGGTGCGTCAGCCACTGCTTGCAGACGGCGTGCCCGTGAGCGCCGAGCGACCTCCGCCGCGGCTCGGCGAGCACACCGACGAGGTCCTCCGCGAGCTGGGGATCGACCGCTGA